The nucleotide sequence GGGGTAAATCGCACCTTCGCTCGGCGGGCGATTTACATCTAACTTCGGCGGGTAATTGAGTGCCAGTGTGACGGGAAAATTCACCACTTTTTGAGTCAAGCTCCAGAGTGAGAGTTGTGACTTGCAGTGGTGGATGTATGGCCCAATCCCGTCAAGGAGGCTTGCTCTCAATGGACAAAATCCGTGAAATTATTCGACTACATGAACTGGGTTATAGCCAGGGTGAAATCGCCCGTAGCTGTAGCGTCGCCCGTTCGACGGTGCAAGACTACATTCGCCGTGCCCAGGCCCAAAGTCTACGTTACGAGGATTTGCAAGACCTGAGCCACAGCGAAGCGCGTGCGCGTCTGGGCAAAGGGAAACGCCGCGCTTCAACGCCAGCGGCCCCGATAGACTTTGCCACAGTACATCGAGAATTGAGCCGTAAAGGCGTCACATTGGCATTGCTATGGCAAGAAGGTTTAGATCGTCAGTCCTGGAATCTGAGTTATGGCGGCTTCTGTCGCCGCTATAACCAATGGAACGGCCGCCATAATTTGTCGATGCGTCAGGTGTACAAAGCCGGTGAGAAGCTGTTTGTCGATTACTGCGGCATGACCGTTCCAGTCGAGGATGTCGTGAGCAATCAGGTAATTGACGCTCAGATCTTTGTCGCCAGTTTTGGTGCGAGCAATTACATCTATGCCGAGGCCACCCCATCTCAAGCCTCCGCCCACTGGATTGGCTCGCACCAAAGGGCCTTGGAATTCTTTGGCGGTGTCCCAGCCTGTATCATTCCCGATAATCTCAAAGCCGGTGTGACCTCAGCCTGTCGTTATGAACCAGGACTAAATGCGGCCTATCAGGAATTTGCGGCGCATTACCAGATTGCCGTGATGCCGGCCCGGCCGCGCAAACCCCGTGACAAAGCCAAGGTCGAAAAGTCCGTGCAGGAAGTGGAACGGCAGATTCTTGCGCCACTGCGGGATATCCGCTTTGCCAGTTTCAGCCAACTGAATCAGGTGATTCGGGAACGTTTGTCAGCCTTAAATCAACGCACGATGAAAGGCTATGACATGTCGCGTCAAGCCTTGTTTGAGCAAACGGATAAACCCGCCCTCCAACCATTGCCAACCACCCCGTTTGTGTTTGCCAGTTGGAAGGAAGCCAAGGTCAGCCTCGACTATCACATCCAAGTCGAGAAGCACTACTACTCAGTACCTTACTGGTTCGTCCAACGTCAGGTGCGAGTCAAAACCAGTGAACGCCAAGTGGAAGTGTTCTATGACAATCACCGCATTGCCATCCATGAACGGTCACGGGTGCCCTATCGCCATTCCACCCGGCCCGAACATATGCCACCGGAGCACTGGGCTTACAAGCAACAGTCCAAGCAGACCTTTCTCACCTGGGCCGCGACGATTGGCTCCGAGACCGTGCAGCAAGTCGAATCCATCTTTGCCCGCAAAGACCATGAAGAACAGGCATTTCGCACGATTAAAGGCGTACAGCGACTGCATCAACGCTATGGCCGTGAACGGCTCGAAGGAGCTTGTCGGCGGGCGAACCAATTCTCCCTGGTCGGGCTCAAGCGGTTGCAATCAATTTTGACCACGAATTTGGATGCCACGGAGCCAGAACCTGAAACGCCAGCGACACCACCCCATGACAATCTACGCGGCTCCAATGGTTCTGTTGCAAAAAAGTGGTCTTGATTCAGTGACTGGGCAATCTGAAGGAGTTGTTGATTGTCCCAAGTCAAATTCATGTCCGACATCCATCCCTTCAAATGGCGTCATTATGAAGCCGACATCATTTTATTGAACCTGCGTTGGTATTGGCTCTGTTGCAAGAATTTGAGCAAGCGAGCATATCCCGATAATCAAACCCTGGATTAAGCAGCCCCGCTGAAGATTGCGTTGATGAACGAGATCTGTCCCATCACATCATCGTTTTCAACCGCCTTGATCTGCCCCTTTCGAATCATGTTCATCGCCTCGTACCCCTTGAGCGTGCGTCTGGCGGTGTTGAATGAACCAAATCCCAAGCCAGGATTGACCCGTCGTTTAATAAAGCGATGGTCCTGCTCGACGATATTGTTCAAATATTTGACCCGTCGGGTTTTGGTTGTTTTGGATAAGGCGGCATCTATCTTTAACTGATCGATCGCCAGCG is from Romeriopsis navalis LEGE 11480 and encodes:
- the istA gene encoding IS21 family transposase gives rise to the protein MAQSRQGGLLSMDKIREIIRLHELGYSQGEIARSCSVARSTVQDYIRRAQAQSLRYEDLQDLSHSEARARLGKGKRRASTPAAPIDFATVHRELSRKGVTLALLWQEGLDRQSWNLSYGGFCRRYNQWNGRHNLSMRQVYKAGEKLFVDYCGMTVPVEDVVSNQVIDAQIFVASFGASNYIYAEATPSQASAHWIGSHQRALEFFGGVPACIIPDNLKAGVTSACRYEPGLNAAYQEFAAHYQIAVMPARPRKPRDKAKVEKSVQEVERQILAPLRDIRFASFSQLNQVIRERLSALNQRTMKGYDMSRQALFEQTDKPALQPLPTTPFVFASWKEAKVSLDYHIQVEKHYYSVPYWFVQRQVRVKTSERQVEVFYDNHRIAIHERSRVPYRHSTRPEHMPPEHWAYKQQSKQTFLTWAATIGSETVQQVESIFARKDHEEQAFRTIKGVQRLHQRYGRERLEGACRRANQFSLVGLKRLQSILTTNLDATEPEPETPATPPHDNLRGSNGSVAKKWS